From the genome of Mycobacterium dioxanotrophicus, one region includes:
- a CDS encoding WS/DGAT/MGAT family O-acyltransferase, which produces MKRLSGWDAFLLYTETPNVHMHTLKIAVIALDDLGDRTFGIDEFRQVIHSRLYKLDPFRYQLVDIPFKFHHPMWRENCDVDLDYHIRPWRLPAPGGRRELDAAIGEIASTPLDRSRPLWEMYFVEGLADGGGADSAGPRIAVVGKVHHALADGVASANLMARGMDLQQGPQRDRDSYATDPAPSKGELVRSAFRDHLRQIGRLPATVRYTAEGIGRVRRSHRKLSPELTRPFTPPPSFINHVLGPKRLFATATLALTDVKETSKALGVTINDLVLSMSSGALRTLLLRYDGKADHPLLASVPMSFDFSPDRISGNRFSGVLVALPVDVDDPAERIRRAREAANLAKESHQLVGPELVARWAAYMPPAPVEAAFKRLSAKDGQNKVLNLNISNVPGPRERGKVGGATVTEIYSVGPITAGSGLNITVWSYVDQLNISVLADDATVKDPHEVTDAMLAEFGSIRRVAGLPDTLTVVESAMPQ; this is translated from the coding sequence GTGAAGCGGTTGAGTGGGTGGGACGCGTTCCTGCTGTACACCGAAACGCCCAACGTGCACATGCACACGTTGAAGATCGCGGTCATCGCGTTGGACGACCTCGGCGACCGCACCTTCGGCATCGACGAGTTCCGGCAAGTGATCCACAGCCGGCTCTACAAGCTCGATCCGTTCCGCTACCAGCTGGTCGACATCCCGTTCAAGTTCCACCACCCCATGTGGCGGGAGAACTGCGACGTCGACCTCGATTACCACATCCGGCCGTGGCGGCTGCCCGCCCCGGGTGGCCGTCGCGAACTGGACGCCGCCATCGGCGAGATCGCCAGTACCCCGCTGGACCGCAGCCGCCCGCTGTGGGAGATGTATTTCGTCGAAGGCCTTGCCGACGGAGGAGGTGCCGACAGCGCGGGTCCGCGGATCGCCGTCGTCGGCAAGGTGCACCACGCGCTGGCCGACGGCGTCGCGTCGGCGAATCTCATGGCCCGCGGCATGGATCTGCAGCAGGGACCACAGCGGGACCGGGATTCCTATGCCACCGATCCGGCTCCGTCCAAGGGCGAGCTGGTGCGTTCGGCGTTCCGTGACCACCTGCGCCAGATCGGGCGGTTGCCCGCGACGGTGCGCTACACCGCCGAGGGCATCGGGCGGGTGCGACGCAGTCACCGCAAGCTGTCTCCGGAGCTCACCCGCCCGTTCACCCCGCCACCGAGCTTCATCAACCACGTGCTCGGCCCGAAGCGGTTGTTCGCGACGGCGACGCTGGCGCTGACCGACGTCAAGGAAACCAGCAAGGCCCTCGGCGTGACCATCAACGACCTGGTGCTGTCCATGTCCTCGGGTGCGTTGCGGACACTGTTGCTGCGCTATGACGGCAAGGCCGACCATCCGTTGCTGGCCTCGGTCCCGATGAGTTTCGACTTCTCCCCGGACCGGATTTCCGGCAACCGGTTCAGTGGTGTGCTGGTCGCGCTGCCGGTCGACGTCGACGACCCAGCCGAGCGGATCCGCCGCGCGCGCGAAGCGGCGAATCTGGCAAAGGAAAGCCATCAACTGGTCGGCCCCGAACTGGTCGCCCGCTGGGCGGCGTACATGCCGCCGGCGCCGGTGGAGGCGGCGTTCAAGCGGTTGTCCGCCAAGGACGGCCAGAACAAGGTGCTCAACCTCAACATCTCCAACGTTCCGGGCCCGCGCGAACGCGGCAAGGTCGGCGGTGCCACCGTCACCGAGATCTACTCGGTGGGGCCCATCACGGCCGGCAGCGGCCTGAACATCACCGTGTGGAGCTATGTCGACCAACTCAACATTTCGGTGCTCGCCGATGACGCCACCGTCAAGGATCCGCACGAGGTGACCGACGCGATGCTCGCGGAGTTCGGCAGCATCCGGCGGGTGGCGGGATTGCCGGACACGCTGACGGTGGTCGAGTCGGCCATGCCGCAATAG
- a CDS encoding alpha/beta hydrolase — protein MTARPDDRHRGPSLASRARWLLRATPADHVLAWTVASASLPIVGKHLEPLGAIAAMGVWGFRHMPDFLTSSAKSRLAPGNAQVRKAERGMTNSIAQAALRGVVTPADLDIDWPAQRPMPPLCNSLEYRRDVYRTSVRYGDSPTQLLDVWRPKHLPSEPAPVLLFVPGGAWVHGSRMLQGYALMSHLAQRGWVCLSIDYRVAPHHRWPRHITDVKAAIAWARANVDKFGGDRGFVAVAGCSAGGHLAALAGLTPNHPELQGALPDGSDTSVDAVVGIYGRYDWEDRSTEERVRFVNFLERVVVGRRIDRHPEIYRLASPMAQIHRDAPPFLVVHGTGDSVIPVEQARVFVDRLKAVSQSPVSYIELPGAGHAFDMTDGARTGSIATAIGLFLNQIHRNRMLERAKAVI, from the coding sequence ATGACGGCACGACCGGACGACCGGCACCGCGGACCCAGCCTTGCCAGCCGGGCTCGTTGGTTGCTGCGCGCGACGCCGGCCGACCACGTGCTGGCCTGGACCGTGGCGTCGGCCTCGTTGCCGATCGTCGGCAAGCACCTGGAACCACTCGGCGCGATAGCCGCGATGGGTGTCTGGGGCTTCCGCCACATGCCCGACTTCCTCACCTCGTCCGCGAAATCTCGTCTGGCCCCGGGAAATGCCCAGGTACGCAAGGCGGAGCGGGGCATGACCAACTCGATCGCCCAGGCGGCACTGCGGGGTGTGGTCACCCCCGCCGATCTCGACATCGACTGGCCGGCCCAGCGGCCCATGCCGCCGCTGTGCAACTCGCTGGAGTACCGCCGTGACGTGTACCGGACCTCGGTGCGCTACGGCGACAGCCCGACTCAACTGCTCGACGTGTGGCGGCCCAAGCATCTGCCCAGCGAGCCGGCGCCGGTGCTGCTGTTCGTCCCCGGTGGCGCCTGGGTGCACGGCAGTCGGATGTTGCAGGGCTACGCCCTGATGTCGCACCTCGCGCAGCGCGGCTGGGTGTGCCTGTCCATCGATTACCGGGTGGCGCCGCATCACCGTTGGCCGCGGCACATCACTGACGTCAAGGCCGCGATCGCCTGGGCCAGGGCCAACGTCGACAAGTTCGGCGGCGATCGCGGCTTCGTCGCCGTGGCGGGGTGTTCGGCGGGCGGGCACCTGGCTGCGCTGGCCGGGCTCACTCCCAACCACCCTGAGCTGCAGGGCGCGCTGCCCGACGGCTCGGACACCTCCGTGGACGCGGTCGTCGGCATCTACGGTCGCTACGACTGGGAGGACCGGTCCACCGAGGAGCGGGTGCGCTTCGTCAACTTCCTCGAACGCGTTGTCGTCGGCCGCCGCATCGACCGGCACCCGGAGATCTACCGACTGGCATCGCCCATGGCGCAGATCCACCGCGACGCCCCGCCGTTCCTGGTCGTGCACGGCACCGGCGACAGCGTCATCCCGGTCGAACAGGCCCGCGTTTTCGTCGACCGGCTCAAGGCCGTATCCCAGTCACCCGTCAGCTATATCGAATTGCCCGGTGCCGGGCATGCCTTCGATATGACCGACGGGGCCCGCACCGGCTCCATCGCGACCGCAATCGGGCTGTTCCTCAACCAAATTCACCGAAATCGGATGCTTGAACGGGCCAAAGCGGTTATATAG
- a CDS encoding acyl-CoA dehydrogenase, giving the protein MGKSALAITEEHQDLAESALGQLSRLGSRAAARASLATPGSYPDEIWSAAVDLGWNGLAVAEEHEGLGFGLPELAVVVEVAGRELMPGPFLPTVAAAVVIDRLAPESIRAQLLPGLASGSSVGALGLAGTVSIGTDGALGGSAAAVLGAPDAHVLVLTAGDDLVIVDATADGVTVTAEDGLDPTRSIGTVTLRAVTVADDRVIRGAARLARTVFRILAGAEAVGVAWAALDMAVEYAKVREQFGRTIGTFQAVKHHAANMLVAAEQTTASVWDAARANDLDGAWFAAAVAAAHAARAVVFNAEYNIQLHGGIAFTWEHDAHLYLRRARTLAALLTEGADPLLDVVDAQRTGRAHGASFTLPAEAEVHRKAAAEAAAAVRALPAEQRRDYLVDSGYLVPHWPAPWGRGADVLEQLVIEEEFASEGRSAATGESGPVERADMGITGWVTLTIAQAGTDDQRERWVEPVLRGHVMWCQLFSEPGAGSDAAAVRTAAKKVDGGWRVTGQKVWTSLAQHCQWGLATVRTDPDAPKHAGVTMMAIDMKSPGVKVNPLQGLTGDAHFNEVFFDDVFVPDENVVGDVNKGWLVARATLGNERISIGGGSAAPTGFSADDLVAMLDASPAGAGYARRAGEVIAIGHTLRLLNLRRVSRAIAGAEPGPEGNVTKLLVAEHSQRLTELGMDLAGTAAVSGATRKLTRAYLGNRAMTIAGGTSEITRNTIAERILGLPRDPLLK; this is encoded by the coding sequence ATGGGTAAGTCAGCTCTGGCCATCACCGAAGAACACCAAGACCTCGCCGAATCGGCCCTCGGGCAGCTGTCGCGGCTCGGCAGCCGCGCCGCGGCCCGCGCCAGCCTCGCCACCCCGGGTAGCTACCCCGACGAAATCTGGTCGGCGGCAGTCGATCTCGGATGGAACGGGCTCGCCGTCGCCGAAGAACACGAAGGGTTGGGTTTCGGGCTTCCCGAGTTGGCCGTGGTCGTCGAGGTCGCCGGCCGCGAGCTGATGCCCGGACCGTTTCTGCCCACCGTCGCCGCGGCGGTGGTGATCGATCGCCTTGCCCCCGAATCGATTCGGGCCCAATTACTTCCGGGGCTGGCAAGTGGCTCGTCCGTTGGGGCGCTCGGGCTGGCCGGCACGGTGAGCATCGGCACGGACGGCGCGCTCGGCGGCTCGGCCGCCGCCGTGCTGGGCGCGCCCGACGCGCACGTGCTGGTGCTCACCGCGGGAGACGACCTCGTCATCGTCGACGCCACCGCCGACGGTGTCACGGTGACAGCCGAGGACGGGCTCGATCCCACCCGCAGCATCGGCACCGTCACACTGCGTGCTGTCACGGTCGCCGATGACCGGGTGATCCGCGGCGCTGCACGCTTGGCACGCACGGTGTTTCGCATCCTGGCCGGTGCCGAGGCGGTCGGCGTGGCGTGGGCGGCGCTGGACATGGCGGTGGAGTACGCCAAGGTGCGCGAACAGTTCGGCCGCACCATCGGCACGTTCCAGGCCGTCAAACACCACGCGGCCAACATGCTGGTGGCCGCCGAACAGACCACCGCCTCAGTGTGGGATGCCGCGCGCGCCAACGATCTCGACGGAGCCTGGTTCGCGGCAGCCGTCGCCGCCGCACACGCCGCCCGCGCGGTGGTCTTCAACGCGGAGTACAACATTCAGTTGCACGGCGGTATCGCGTTCACCTGGGAACACGATGCACACCTGTACCTGCGCCGGGCCCGGACGCTCGCCGCGCTGCTCACCGAGGGCGCCGACCCATTGCTCGACGTCGTCGACGCGCAGCGCACCGGCCGGGCGCACGGCGCGTCGTTCACGCTCCCCGCAGAAGCGGAAGTGCACCGCAAGGCCGCCGCCGAGGCTGCCGCGGCGGTGCGGGCCCTGCCCGCCGAGCAGCGTCGCGACTATCTCGTCGACTCCGGCTATCTCGTGCCGCATTGGCCCGCGCCCTGGGGTCGTGGAGCAGATGTGTTGGAGCAGTTGGTGATCGAGGAGGAGTTCGCCTCGGAGGGCAGGAGCGCAGCGACCGGGGAATCAGGGCCAGTCGAGCGGGCCGACATGGGGATCACCGGATGGGTGACGCTGACCATCGCGCAGGCCGGCACCGACGATCAACGCGAACGCTGGGTGGAGCCGGTGCTGCGCGGACACGTCATGTGGTGCCAGCTGTTCTCCGAACCGGGCGCCGGATCCGATGCCGCGGCGGTGCGGACCGCGGCGAAGAAGGTGGACGGCGGCTGGCGGGTCACCGGCCAGAAGGTGTGGACCAGCCTGGCTCAGCACTGCCAGTGGGGCCTGGCCACCGTGCGCACCGACCCCGACGCACCCAAGCACGCGGGCGTGACGATGATGGCGATCGACATGAAATCACCCGGGGTCAAGGTGAATCCGCTGCAAGGACTGACCGGTGACGCTCATTTCAACGAGGTCTTCTTCGACGACGTGTTCGTGCCCGACGAGAATGTGGTGGGCGACGTGAACAAGGGCTGGCTGGTCGCGCGGGCGACACTGGGCAACGAACGCATCTCGATCGGGGGAGGCTCAGCGGCGCCGACCGGATTCAGCGCCGACGATCTCGTCGCCATGCTCGACGCGTCGCCCGCCGGGGCCGGCTACGCACGGCGCGCCGGAGAGGTAATCGCCATCGGTCACACCCTGCGGCTGCTGAACCTGCGACGGGTATCGCGCGCTATCGCCGGTGCCGAGCCAGGCCCGGAGGGCAACGTGACCAAGCTCCTGGTGGCCGAGCATTCGCAACGGTTGACCGAACTCGGCATGGATTTGGCCGGCACCGCCGCGGTCTCCGGAGCCACCCGCAAGCTGACCCGCGCCTACCTGGGCAACCGGGCGATGACGATCGCCGGCGGAACCTCCGAGATCACCCGCAACACCATCGCCGAGCGGATCCTCGGCCTGCCCCGTGACCCGCTGCTGAAGTAG
- a CDS encoding HNH endonuclease, whose amino-acid sequence MAVSRTRRARAARKRKRRMDSVVNDLTDEQWTAIKLAWSGCAYCGATGTTLQRDCVMAISRGGRYTIDNVVPACASCNASKCNDEVTGWMRRKRLDERLFLTRYVEIRAALTASAP is encoded by the coding sequence ATGGCGGTCAGTCGAACTCGTCGGGCCCGGGCGGCCCGCAAGCGCAAGCGCCGCATGGACAGCGTCGTCAACGACCTGACCGACGAGCAGTGGACCGCGATCAAGCTTGCCTGGAGCGGATGCGCTTACTGCGGCGCGACCGGCACGACGTTGCAGCGAGATTGCGTCATGGCCATCTCCCGTGGCGGCCGGTACACCATCGACAACGTCGTACCGGCGTGCGCGTCATGCAATGCGAGCAAATGCAATGACGAGGTGACCGGCTGGATGCGGCGTAAGCGGCTCGACGAACGCCTCTTCTTGACGCGCTACGTCGAGATTCGGGCGGCGTTGACGGCTTCCGCACCCTGA
- a CDS encoding 2-aminoethylphosphonate ABC transporter permease subunit translates to MTLLDEHVAEAPDRAAAPRSRAALWVLPPVLVVLLIALYPLLRVLGESADAGIWAEVLGSAVFRDALWRTVAIAVTSTVGCLILGTFVAIVLAFVPFPGSQLVGRLIDTVLSLPSFLITLAFTFLYGTAGAVNAAILGVTGGDTAVLNFLYTPAGVVAAEITFFTPFVVRPLLAAFALVPRAQLDVAASLGATPLRVLRSVILPEAWPALVAGGSLALLLTLNEFGIVLFTGAKGVITLPVLIYTRGIVTFDLPGAAVIATVQVVLSLGLYAGYRIMFARITTGRGVADAAVEQAN, encoded by the coding sequence GTGACGCTCCTCGACGAGCACGTCGCAGAAGCCCCCGACCGGGCCGCCGCGCCGCGGTCCCGGGCGGCGCTGTGGGTGCTGCCGCCAGTGCTGGTGGTGCTGCTGATCGCGCTCTATCCGCTGCTGCGGGTGCTCGGTGAGTCGGCCGACGCGGGCATCTGGGCCGAGGTGCTGGGCTCGGCGGTGTTCCGGGATGCGTTGTGGCGCACCGTCGCCATCGCGGTGACGTCGACGGTCGGTTGCCTGATCCTGGGCACCTTCGTGGCGATCGTGCTGGCGTTCGTGCCGTTTCCCGGTTCGCAGCTGGTGGGCCGGCTGATCGACACCGTGCTGTCGCTGCCGTCGTTTCTCATCACCCTGGCCTTCACGTTCCTGTACGGCACCGCGGGTGCGGTCAACGCCGCGATCCTCGGCGTCACCGGCGGTGATACTGCGGTGCTCAACTTCCTCTACACGCCGGCCGGTGTGGTTGCCGCCGAGATCACGTTCTTCACGCCGTTCGTGGTGCGGCCACTGCTGGCGGCTTTCGCATTGGTACCGCGCGCGCAGCTCGACGTGGCGGCCAGCCTGGGCGCCACGCCCCTGCGGGTACTGCGATCGGTGATCCTGCCGGAGGCCTGGCCCGCGCTGGTAGCCGGCGGCAGCCTGGCTCTGCTGTTGACGCTCAACGAGTTCGGCATCGTGTTGTTCACCGGCGCCAAGGGCGTCATCACGCTGCCGGTGCTGATCTACACGCGCGGCATCGTCACCTTCGACCTGCCCGGTGCCGCGGTCATCGCGACCGTGCAGGTCGTGCTGTCACTGGGCCTGTACGCGGGGTACCGAATCATGTTCGCCCGCATCACAACCGGAAGGGGCGTGGCCGATGCTGCTGTGGAACAGGCGAACTAG
- a CDS encoding ABC transporter ATP-binding protein, with protein MTEIGVGRPKSSAPQKRDEEREPVTPAITFDRVGVRYGRGKRVTQALIDFNLRVAGGETVALLGPSGSGKSTALGALAGFVRPTSGSVRLAGRDITDLPPAKRGIGVVLQSYALFPHMRVAENIAFGLKAHRVPRAEIGVRVAEALDKVGMAAYGKRLPRELSGGQQQRIAIARALAIRPRVLLLDEPLAALDAQLRQSMLAELQQLKESLPDTAMLYVTHDQAEALALADRIVVMNNARLMDVDTAENLWKRPPTSFTAAFLGGANLIPCTVGRVIGTSALVTVANRTVSAEAPQPAVGKIDWAPGSSALLCIRPHALQLVSLGNRDAMRAEVKSAVWRGATTRLVVSVNGLPDCLVELDVPGHAQFEVGSEVGVRIPEPAGVLVQAAA; from the coding sequence ATGACCGAGATCGGAGTGGGCAGGCCGAAGTCGTCGGCTCCGCAGAAGCGCGATGAGGAGCGCGAACCCGTCACGCCGGCGATCACTTTCGACCGCGTGGGTGTGCGCTACGGGCGCGGTAAACGTGTGACGCAGGCCCTGATCGACTTCAACCTGCGCGTGGCCGGCGGTGAGACGGTGGCACTGCTGGGGCCCAGTGGCTCGGGCAAGTCGACGGCGCTGGGTGCGCTCGCCGGGTTCGTGCGGCCCACGTCGGGCAGCGTGCGGTTGGCCGGGCGCGACATCACCGACCTGCCACCGGCCAAACGTGGCATCGGCGTGGTGCTGCAGTCCTATGCGCTGTTCCCGCACATGCGGGTGGCCGAGAACATCGCGTTCGGCTTGAAGGCGCACCGGGTTCCGCGCGCCGAGATCGGGGTCCGGGTGGCCGAAGCCCTGGACAAGGTCGGCATGGCTGCCTACGGGAAACGTTTGCCCCGTGAGCTTTCCGGTGGGCAGCAGCAGCGCATCGCGATCGCCCGGGCGCTGGCGATCCGACCCAGGGTACTGCTGCTCGACGAGCCGCTCGCGGCCCTCGACGCGCAACTGCGGCAGTCGATGCTTGCCGAACTGCAGCAGCTCAAGGAGTCGCTGCCGGACACCGCGATGCTCTACGTCACCCACGATCAGGCCGAGGCGCTGGCGCTGGCCGACCGGATCGTGGTGATGAACAACGCCCGGCTGATGGACGTCGACACCGCCGAAAACCTGTGGAAACGCCCACCTACCAGCTTCACGGCGGCGTTCCTCGGCGGCGCCAACCTGATTCCGTGCACGGTGGGCCGGGTCATCGGAACCTCGGCGCTGGTGACCGTCGCCAACCGCACTGTCAGCGCCGAGGCGCCCCAGCCGGCCGTCGGCAAGATCGACTGGGCGCCGGGGTCTTCCGCGCTGTTGTGTATCCGGCCGCACGCCCTGCAATTGGTGTCGCTGGGTAACCGCGACGCCATGCGGGCCGAGGTGAAATCCGCGGTGTGGCGGGGCGCCACGACGCGTCTTGTCGTGTCGGTCAACGGGCTTCCTGACTGCCTCGTCGAACTGGACGTACCCGGCCACGCGCAATTCGAGGTGGGCAGTGAGGTCGGCGTCCGAATTCCGGAGCCGGCCGGGGTGCTCGTGCAGGCCGCCGCGTGA
- a CDS encoding 2-aminoethylphosphonate ABC transporter substrate-binding protein: MKTRHLLRATAIAAVALTAMLSAACGGTGTIGSGAASAITVYSADGLGSWYKSTFDAFTKDTGIAVNLVEAGSGEVVSRVEKEQSSPQADLLVTLPPFIQKADKTGLLVPSGVDSTGIAAGQVGPDGRYVPIVNNALSFIANPSVKPAPAGWDDLLDPRFKGKLQYSTPGQAGDGTAVLVLLQHLRGRDGALDYLAKLQANNVGPSSSTGKLQPKVSNGELLVANGDVQMNLGSIKDDKSTFNIFIPAHDGKRTTVSLPYVAGVTKGAPHADNAKKLLSYLLTDGVQKTVATGALGIPVRENLATNGAPQPNTPASVLEGVDVWVPDWNAVLAGLDADLAAYQKATGN, from the coding sequence ATGAAGACACGACATCTACTGCGCGCGACGGCAATCGCGGCGGTCGCACTCACCGCAATGTTGAGCGCGGCCTGCGGCGGCACCGGAACGATTGGCTCCGGTGCGGCCAGCGCCATCACCGTCTACAGCGCCGATGGCCTGGGCTCCTGGTACAAATCGACCTTCGACGCGTTCACCAAGGACACCGGTATAGCGGTGAACCTGGTCGAGGCGGGCTCCGGTGAGGTGGTCTCGCGCGTGGAGAAGGAGCAGTCCAGTCCGCAGGCCGATCTGCTGGTGACGCTGCCGCCCTTCATCCAGAAGGCCGACAAGACAGGGCTTCTCGTGCCCAGCGGAGTCGACAGCACCGGTATCGCGGCCGGGCAGGTCGGACCTGACGGCAGGTATGTGCCCATCGTGAACAACGCGCTGAGCTTCATCGCCAATCCGTCCGTCAAACCTGCTCCGGCGGGCTGGGACGATCTGCTCGACCCGCGATTCAAGGGCAAACTGCAGTACTCGACGCCGGGGCAGGCCGGCGACGGCACCGCGGTGCTCGTGCTGCTGCAGCACCTGCGCGGCCGCGACGGTGCGCTCGACTACCTGGCCAAACTGCAGGCCAACAACGTCGGGCCGTCGTCGTCGACCGGCAAGCTGCAACCCAAGGTCAGCAACGGCGAACTGCTGGTCGCCAACGGCGACGTGCAGATGAACCTCGGCTCCATCAAGGACGACAAGTCGACCTTCAACATCTTCATCCCCGCGCACGACGGCAAACGCACCACGGTGTCGCTGCCCTACGTCGCCGGCGTCACCAAGGGCGCTCCGCATGCCGACAACGCCAAGAAGCTCCTGAGCTACCTGCTCACCGACGGCGTGCAGAAGACCGTCGCCACCGGTGCGCTGGGCATCCCGGTGCGCGAGAACCTCGCCACCAATGGTGCACCGCAACCGAATACGCCAGCGAGCGTGCTCGAGGGAGTCGACGTGTGGGTGCCGGACTGGAACGCGGTGCTGGCCGGGCTCGACGCCGATCTGGCGGCCTATCAGAAAGCCACAGGCAACTGA
- a CDS encoding phosphonatase-like hydrolase, which translates to MSTNDIQLDDIQLAVIDMAGTTVSDDGLVVSAFDSAATAVGLPAAGPERDRAREYVLDTMGQSKIEVFRALFGTEDLARRANAEFEKAYAKLIAAGRAEPIDGAAEAITELRQAGIKVALTTGFSGVTQGKLLSALGWQDLADLVLAPEPGVRGRPHPDLILTALIRLQADAVENVAVLGDTANDIESALRAGAAIAAGTLTGAHSEEQLRAAGATHVVGSVTDFADLLLLG; encoded by the coding sequence ATGTCTACCAATGACATACAACTCGACGACATCCAGCTTGCCGTCATCGATATGGCAGGTACCACGGTGTCCGACGACGGGCTGGTGGTCAGCGCATTCGATTCGGCGGCCACCGCCGTCGGACTTCCCGCGGCCGGACCCGAACGGGACCGGGCCCGAGAGTACGTGCTCGACACCATGGGGCAGTCCAAGATCGAGGTCTTCCGGGCCCTGTTCGGCACCGAGGATCTCGCGCGACGCGCCAACGCCGAATTCGAGAAGGCCTACGCCAAGTTGATCGCCGCCGGCCGGGCGGAGCCCATCGACGGTGCGGCCGAGGCGATCACCGAGTTGCGCCAGGCCGGCATCAAGGTTGCGCTGACCACCGGGTTCAGCGGCGTCACGCAGGGCAAGTTGCTCTCCGCGCTCGGCTGGCAGGATCTGGCCGATCTGGTGCTCGCGCCGGAACCCGGCGTGCGCGGGCGTCCGCACCCGGACCTGATCCTGACCGCGTTGATCCGGCTGCAGGCCGATGCCGTCGAGAACGTCGCGGTCCTCGGCGATACCGCCAACGACATCGAAAGTGCCCTGCGCGCAGGCGCTGCCATCGCCGCAGGCACCCTCACCGGTGCGCATTCCGAAGAGCAACTGCGCGCCGCCGGGGCCACCCACGTGGTCGGCTCCGTCACCGACTTCGCCGACCTGTTGTTGCTTGGCTGA
- a CDS encoding TIGR03364 family FAD-dependent oxidoreductase: MRVTIIGGGILGTAHAVEAVSRGHQVVHLEREAEARGASVRNFGLVWVSGRSTGELEAALRSRELWEKLAADIPGIGFRPSGSITLLRTPAELAVAHEAAEGADACHRGFTLLEPGEVRALNPALRGEFLGGLHCALDAAVESRQALPALRDYLSATGRYEFVPGVEARGVDNRTVRDDHGNRYEADLVLVCAGAAHGGLVRELAGNLPVRRVRLQMMQTEPLGETLTTAIADADSFRYYPAFAGAALDTLRTNEAQHPVAEAAHMQLLCVQRLHGGLTIGDTHEYDEPFGFDVHEPPYDYLVNVVEEFLGRTLPPIRQRWAGVYSQCVDPHQLVCRAEPEDDVWVITGPGGRGMTLGPAIAEQTADLIGF, from the coding sequence ATGCGCGTGACGATCATCGGTGGGGGGATTCTCGGCACCGCGCACGCCGTCGAAGCGGTGAGTCGCGGTCATCAGGTCGTACACCTGGAGCGCGAAGCCGAGGCCCGGGGTGCGTCGGTGCGCAACTTCGGCCTGGTCTGGGTTTCGGGGCGCTCGACCGGTGAACTGGAGGCCGCGCTGCGCTCGCGCGAGCTGTGGGAGAAGCTCGCCGCCGACATCCCCGGGATCGGCTTCCGGCCGTCCGGTTCCATCACGCTGCTGCGTACCCCCGCCGAACTGGCCGTCGCGCACGAGGCCGCCGAGGGCGCGGACGCGTGTCACCGCGGCTTCACCCTGCTGGAACCTGGTGAAGTGCGCGCGCTCAACCCCGCGCTGCGAGGCGAATTCCTCGGCGGGCTGCATTGCGCGCTCGACGCGGCGGTCGAGTCCCGCCAGGCATTACCGGCCCTCCGCGACTACCTGTCCGCAACCGGCCGCTACGAATTCGTGCCGGGCGTCGAGGCTCGCGGGGTCGACAACCGCACCGTGCGCGACGACCACGGCAACCGCTACGAGGCCGATCTGGTGCTGGTGTGTGCGGGGGCCGCGCACGGCGGGCTGGTCCGCGAACTGGCGGGCAACCTCCCGGTGCGGCGGGTGCGGTTGCAGATGATGCAGACCGAGCCGCTCGGCGAGACCCTGACCACCGCCATCGCCGATGCCGACAGCTTCCGCTATTACCCGGCCTTCGCCGGTGCCGCGCTGGACACGTTGCGCACCAACGAGGCTCAGCATCCTGTCGCCGAGGCGGCGCACATGCAGCTGCTGTGTGTGCAGCGCCTGCACGGCGGCCTGACCATCGGCGACACCCATGAATACGACGAACCGTTCGGGTTCGACGTGCACGAACCGCCCTACGACTACCTCGTGAACGTCGTCGAGGAGTTCCTCGGCCGCACCCTGCCCCCGATCCGGCAACGCTGGGCCGGGGTGTACAGCCAATGCGTCGACCCGCATCAGCTGGTGTGCCGGGCCGAACCCGAGGACGACGTGTGGGTGATCACCGGTCCGGGGGGACGCGGGATGACGCTCGGGCCCGCCATCGCCGAGCAGACCGCCGATCTCATCGGATTCTGA
- a CDS encoding HD family phosphohydrolase gives MREVAEIGRVLHSLRGVWDEEAVDELDHALQSAARAVDDGADDELVLAAALHDLAHSPLFEHHAGVEQHDCFARDWLTPRFGERVGWLAGAHVAAKRYLAATDPDYTLSDVSALSLQHQGGAGVDATYVGHPWWPDALRLRRYDDAAKDPQGRGATVDDVLAVAERVVRQGN, from the coding sequence ATGCGAGAGGTCGCCGAGATCGGCCGCGTGCTGCATTCCCTGCGCGGGGTATGGGACGAGGAAGCCGTCGACGAATTGGATCACGCTCTACAGTCCGCGGCCCGCGCCGTCGACGACGGTGCCGACGATGAGCTGGTGCTCGCCGCCGCGCTGCACGATCTGGCCCACAGTCCGCTGTTCGAGCACCATGCGGGCGTCGAACAGCACGACTGCTTCGCGCGGGACTGGCTGACGCCGAGGTTCGGCGAGCGCGTCGGCTGGCTCGCGGGCGCGCACGTGGCAGCCAAGCGCTACCTGGCCGCGACCGACCCGGACTACACACTCTCGGATGTATCGGCGCTGTCGCTGCAGCATCAAGGCGGGGCGGGCGTGGATGCGACGTACGTCGGACACCCCTGGTGGCCCGACGCGCTTCGGCTGCGGCGTTACGACGACGCGGCCAAGGATCCACAAGGCCGCGGCGCCACCGTCGACGACGTGCTGGCGGTCGCCGAACGGGTTGTGCGGCAAGGTAACTGA